In the genome of Raphanus sativus cultivar WK10039 chromosome 4, ASM80110v3, whole genome shotgun sequence, one region contains:
- the LOC108854570 gene encoding uncharacterized protein LOC108854570, which translates to MCCRFCPYGSHETTPNTRVRLPTEHSKPNLVSLSDAHTSSYYIHNTDIFENLTKSMAEFHLPSENEAETLQAEDFEENATFIDEEYLNYLHYMASRSNHGHDTFGSYDEIFGRVLGNSSSTRRQEVTEELPVVELTAEELMERGLMVCAICREELAANEILSELPCSHCYHKDCISNWLTNRNTCPLCRHNVGN; encoded by the coding sequence ATGTGTTGCAGATTTTGTCCATATGGATCACATGAAACCACCCCAAATACGCGTGTCAGGCTCCCAACGGAACATTCGAAACCTAATCTTGTTAGTCTCAGTGATGCTCACACATCCTCGTACTACATTCACAACACCGACATTTTCGAAAACCTCACAAAATCAATGGCAGAGTTTCATCTTCCTTCGGAGAACGAAGCAGAGACACTTCAAGCCGAAGATTTCGAAGAAAACGCTACTTTCATCGACGAGGAGTACCTCAACTACCTCCATTACATGGCTTCACGGAGCAACCATGGACATGACACGTTTGGGTCTTACGATGAAATCTTCGGTCGTGTGTTGGGGAATTCATCTTCTACACGGCGGCAGGAAGTGACGGAGGAACTTCCGGTGGTGGAGTTGACGGCTGAGGAACTGATGGAGAGAGGTTTGATGGTTTGCGCCATATGTAGAGAGGAGCTCGCTGCTAATGAGATACTCTCTGAGCTTCCTTGTAGCCATTGTTACCACAAAGACTGTATCTCGAACTGGTTGACTAATCGGAACACTTGCCCTCTTTGCCGTCACAATGTTGGAAACTAG
- the LOC108854568 gene encoding amino acid transporter AVT6A — protein MTIEDVTPIQKRNSSSASSSSDDVAAPLLPKSKGDEVAAYDEFNGASFSGAVFNLATTIIGAGIMALPATMKILGLVLGIAMIVVMAFLTDASIEFLLRFSKIKRSRSYGGLMGDSFGRPGRVLLQVAVLVNNIGVLIVYMIIIGDVLAGKTEDGTHHYGVLEGWFGHHWWNGRAAILLITTLGVFAPLACFKRIDSLRFTSALSVALAVVFLVITAGISIMKLISGGVAMPRLLPDVTDLTSFWNLFTVVPVLVTAFICHYNVHSIQNELDDPAQIRPVVRSALMLCSSVYIMTSIFGFLLFGDDTLDDVLANFDTDLGIPLGSVLNDAVRVSYALHLMLVFPIVFYPLRINIDGLLFPSAPSLTSSNVRFGCLTAGLISVVFLGANFIPSIWDAFQFTGATAAVCLGFIFPASIILKDRHSRATSRDTSLAVFMIVLAVLSNAIAIYSDAYALFKKNAPRE, from the exons ATGACGATTGAAGATGTTACTCCGATTCAGAAGAGAaactcttcttctgcttcttcctcctcaGACGACGTTGCTGCTCCGTTGCTGCCTAAATCTAAAGGAGACGAAGTAGCTGCTTACGATGAGTTCAACGGAGCTTCGTTCAGTGGCGCGGTTTTCAACCTCGCCACGACTATAATCGGTGCTGGCATCATGGCCTTGCCTGCAACGATGAAGATCTTGGGGCTCGTCCTCGGGATCGCTATGATAGTTGTCATGGCTTTCTTGACCGATGCGTCGATCGAGTTCTTGCTTAGGTTTAGTAAGATTAAGAGAAGCAGGTCTTATGGTGGACTGATGGGTGATTCTTTTGGGAGGCCTGGGAGGGTTTTGCTTCAGGTTGCTGTGTTGGTTAACAACATTGGTGTTTTGATTGTTTACATGATCATCATTG gtGATGTGTTGGCTGGGAAGACAGAAGATGGGACTCACCATTATGGTGTTCTTGAAGGTTGGTTCGGTCACCATTGGTGGAACGGGAGAGCTGCTATTCTTCTCATTACAACTCTTGGTGTCTTTGCTCCTTTGGCTTGCTTCAAGCGAATCG ATTCTTTGAGGTTTACATCTGCTTTATCAGTGGCTCTTGCGGTCGTGTTTCTCGTCATCACGGCGGGTATTTCCATCATGAAGTTGATCAGTGGTGGCGTGGCGATGCCGAGGTTGCTACCAGATGTTACTGACCTAACATCCTTCTGGAACCTCTTCACTGTTGTACCTGTTCTTGTCACCGCGTTCATTTGCCATTACAATG TTCACAGCATACAGAACGAGCTTGACGACCCTGCTCAGATAAGACCTGTAGTCCGATCAGCTCTTATGCTCTGCTCATCAGTGTACATAATGACAAGCATCTTCGGGTTCCTCTTGTTTGGAGACGATACTCTCGATGATGTCCTCGCAAACTTTGACACGGACCTCGGCATCCCTTTAGGCTCTGTCCTTAACGACGCGGTTCGAGTCAGCTACGCGCTTCATCTTATGCTGGTGTTCCCCATTGTTTTCTACCCGTTGAGGATCAACATCGACGGCCTCTTGTTCCCTTCTGCTCCATCGTTGACTTCCTCGAATGTAAGGTTCGGTTGCCTCACCGCAGGTCTCATCTCTGTAGTCTTCTTGGGTGCAAACTTCATCCCAAGCATTTGGGATGCTTTCCAGTTCACTGGAGCAACTGCTGCTGTTTGTCTCGGCTTCATCTTCCCAGCTTCTATCATACTAAA GGATCGTCATAGCAGAGCAACGAGCAGGGACACGAGTTTAGCTGTTTTCATGATTGTTCTTGCGGTGCTGTCCAATGCGATCGCTATTTACAGCGATGCTTATGCGTTGTTCAAGAAGAACGCACCTCGTGAGTGA
- the LOC108854569 gene encoding uncharacterized protein LOC108854569: MGAVTSSVAAKFAFFPPNPPSYGVEEVAEEETGKLRLTGVENVKENVEVLKLKTKRGNQVVAAYIKNRKASLTLLYSHGNAADLGQMFELFSELSLHLRVNLIGYDYSGYGRSSGKPSEQNTYHDIEAVYRCLEEQYGVKEQDVILYGQSVGSGPTLELASRLPNLRAVVLHSAIASGLRVMYPVKRTYWFDIYKNIDKISLVKCPVLVVHGTSDDVVNWSHGKQLFDLCKEKYEPLWIKGGNHCDLELYPQYIKHLKKFVSTVEKSPHLRSGTVPETEKARSSTDVVREPSRPSTDQREKSRTSMDQREMPKLSIESKDKARASFDKRERTRKSVDGSEKPSNAKEQQIQTEKGRKSIDRFGGMIRSVGLCNIDCFKPTATAK, encoded by the exons ATGGGGGCGGTGACGTCATCAGTGGCGGCAAAGTTTGCGTTTTTCCCGCCAAACCCGCCGTCGTACGGTGTCGAGGAGGTAGCAGAAGAAGAGACGGGGAAGCTGAGGCTAACGGGTGTGGAGAACGTGAAGGAGAACGTGGAAGTGTTGAAGCTCAAGACGAAGAGAGGGAATCAGGTGGTTGCTGCGTATATTAAGAACCGTAAAGCCTCGCTCACGCTTCTGTATTCGCACGGCAACGCCGCTGATCTCGGCCAGATGTTCGAGCTCTTCTCCGAGCTCAGCCTCCATCTTCGTGTTAACTTAATTGG GTATGACTATTCAGGTTATGGAAGGTCTTCAGGGAAG CCTAGTGAGCAGAACACTTACCACGATATAGAAGCAGTGTATAGATGTTTGGAAGAGCAGTATGGTGTCAAGGAACAAGATGTCATCTTATATGGACAATCCGTAGGAAGCGGACCGACTTTAGAGTTAGCTTCTAGGTTACCAAACCTCAGAGCTGTTGTTCTCCACAGTGCTATTGCTTCCGGTCTTAGAGTCATGTACCCTGTAAAGCGAACTTACTGGTTTGACATTTACAAG AACATTGATAAGATATCTCTTGTCAAATGTCCGGTTCTGGTGGTTCAC GGAACATCAGATGATGTTGTGAATTGGTCTCACGGGAAGCAACTTTTTGATCTTTGTAAAGAAAAGTATGAACCGCTATGGATCAAAGGAGGAAACCACTGCGACTTAGAGCTATACCCTCAGTACATAAAGCATCTAAAGAAGTTTGTATCAACGGTTGAGAAGTCTCCTCATCTTAGAAGTGGAACTGTGCCAGAAACAGAGAAGGCGAGGAGCAGTACAGATGTTGTTAGAGAACCTTCAAGGCCAAGCACAGATCAAAGAGAGAAGTCAAGGACGAGTATGGATCAAAGAGAGATGCCTAAGCTGAGTATAGAGAGTAAGGATAAAGCGAGAGCGAGCTTTGATAAGAGAGAAAGAACGAGAAAAAGTGTTGATGGGTCTGAGAAACCGAGTAATGCCAAAGAACAGCAAATACAAACAGAGAAAGGGAGGAAGAGCATTGACAG GTTTGGGGGGATGATAAGATCAGTAGGGTTGTGCAACATAGATTGTTTCAAGCCAACAGCAACAGCTAAGTGA
- the LOC108850300 gene encoding protein GOLVEN 3-like: MARFTITILSFLIIIQALEEDRILVYAYEGGDAGHKSLDYLGDKDTSILHPKESYDFTNIAAPRKLRFGRTMRATVARTKKEQVKVTNNDEWILKISEEHKTTNILAELDTTKVCCESTI, translated from the exons ATGGCGAGATTCACAATCACAATACTATCCTTCCTTATAATCATTCAAGCCCTAGAAGAGGACCGTATCCTAGTCTATGCTTATGAAG GCGGAGATGCTGGTCATAAGAGTCTTGACTATCTTGGAGATAAAGATACATCGATACTACATCCTAAA GAATCGTATGACTTCACCAACATTGCTGCACCGAGGAAACTAAGGTTCGGGAGAACAATGAGAGCTACAGTGGCTAGAACCAAAAAGGAGCAAGTGAAGGTGACCAATAATGATGAATGGATTTTGAAGATTTCAG AAGAGCACAAGACGACCAATATATTGGCAGAGCTTGACACCACAAAGGTTTGTTGTGAAAGCACCATATAA
- the LOC108851825 gene encoding WAT1-related protein At3g30340 gives MKFDAKLWKTVFLMSIINIMLSVVNVMLKKMLNEGINRMVANTYRLAAGTLFLTPFAIFLERHNRPKLTARILCSLFFSALLGLSLVQYFFLIGLQSTSSTFALAFSNMVPSLTFALALVFRQETLNIKSNVGRAKVLGTIICICGALVLTLYKGIALTHQNAQMQTQTLNGSTTAVTQQWAMGSAMLFISILVCSLWFIVQAKICRIYPCQYTSTTILSFFGVIQSALLSLISERSISMWVVKEKFQVLALLYSGIVGSGLCYVGISWCLEQRGPVFTSSFIPLIQVFAAIFSCSFLHEQIYCGSVIGSMVIIVGLYILLWGKSKENTAPIAKQALQNLDLEGCGTAPKESNTTAHPVSGK, from the exons ATGAAGTTTGATGCGAAACTATGGAAAACTGTGTTTCTGATGTCGATCATCAACATTATGTTAAGCGTTgtgaacgtt ATGCTCAAGAAGATGCTTAATGAAGGAATTAACCGTATGGTCGCCAACACTTACCGACTTGCCGCAGGAACTCTGTTCTTGACACCGTTTGCCATTTTCTTGGAAAG ACATAACAGGCCAAAACTCACGGCTAGGATCTTGTGTTCACTTTTCTTTAGCGCTCTATTGGG GTTAAGTTTGGTGCAATACTTCTTTCTCATAGGACTACAAAGCACGTCTTCCACTTTCGCCTTAGCGTTTAGCAACATGGTTCCCTCACTTACTTTTGCTTTGGCCCTCGTCTTTAG GCAAGAAACGCTGAACATTAAGAGCAACGTAGGACGAGCCAAAGTGTTAGGCACAATTATATGCATTTGTGGAGCTTTGGTGCTTACGCTCTATAAAGGAATCGCATTAACTCACCAAAACGCTCAAATGCAAACACAAACATTAAATGGTTCAACCACTGCGGTAACGCAACAATGGGCAATGGGTTCGGCCATGCTGTTCATATCAATCTTAGTATGTTCATTATGGTTCATCGTTCAAGCTAAGATATGCCGGATATATCCATGCCAATACACGAGCACCACTATCCTCTCTTTTTTTGGTGTGATCCAATCTGCTTTGCTGAGTTTGATCTCGGAGAGGAGCATATCCATGTGGGTCGTTAAAGAGAAATTTCAAGTTTTAGCTTTACTCTACTCG GGTATTGTGGGATCGGGATTGTGTTACGTGGGAATATCGTGGTGTCTCGAACAAAGAGGTCCGGTTTTCACGTCTAGCTTCATCCCTTTGATTCAAGTCTTTGCTGCCATTTTCAGCTGTTCTTTTCTTCATGAACAAATTTACTGCGGAAG TGTGATAGGATCAATGGTCATCATCGTGGGACTTTATATACTTTTATGGGGCAAAAGCAAGGAAAATACTGCACCGATAGCCAAACAAGCACTACAAAATCTCGATCTTGAAGGTTGTGGAACTGCTCCAAAGGAATCTAATACTACTGCCCATCCAGTGTCTGGAAAATAG